The following coding sequences lie in one Lolium perenne isolate Kyuss_39 chromosome 2, Kyuss_2.0, whole genome shotgun sequence genomic window:
- the LOC127330740 gene encoding uncharacterized protein, with product MAGDDWRCRKHPAMPCGGVCPHCLRDRLIRLCPDCARTRPCPCACAASTSPSSSASSASGGGGAAVGRVCSLIERERRIGRSRSVAAASGGIGVGDEKRRSRVWGWASFRKPAAGGRGLEVDDEAGQDRDEDAAAAALARSSSVSATKAAPKAGGWGRFLPGPIKALRHRKSRAGAGDRGDRREGVW from the coding sequence ATGGCCGGCGACGACTGGCGCTGCCGGAAGCACCCGGCCATGCCGTGCGGCGGGGTGTGCCCGCACTGCCTCCGCGACCGCCTCATCCGGCTCTGCCCCGACTGCGCGCGAACGCGGCCCTGCCCCTGCGCCTGCGCGGCGTcgacctccccctcctcctcggcATCGTccgcctccggcggcggcggcgcggccgtcGGCCGCGTGTGCAGCCTCATCGAGCGGGAGCGCCGGATCGGGCGCTCGCGGTCCGTGGCCGCCGCGTCCGGGGGCATCGGCGTGGGAGACGAGAAGCGCCGGTCCAGGGTCTGGGGCTGGGCGTCGTTCCGGAAGCCCGCGGCCGGTGGCAGGGGCCTTGAGGTGGATGACGAGGCGGGGCAGGATCGCgacgaggacgcggcggcggcggcattggCGCGATCGAGCTCTGTCTCCGCGACGAAGGCGGCGCCCAAGGCGGGAGGGTGGGGCCGGTTCCTGCCCGGCCCGATCAAGGCGCTGCGGCACCGCAAGTCGCGCGCCGGTGCAGGGGATAGAGGCGATCGCCGGGAGGGCGTGTGGTGA